Proteins from a single region of Lasioglossum baleicum chromosome 1, iyLasBale1, whole genome shotgun sequence:
- the Sin1 gene encoding SAPK-interacting protein 1 isoform X2: protein MDLEKKKAAKVTVKWENNPAISLTEQSELFQRKDFRKKTGQGTKRHSLLSEQLEKCPNLPQNPFMEYAKFDGSAQVDIPIRKYRIFMCMLPKEHRMYPLQVIVVATAKVLEFIGLICYKYANEHPDHPLKDDITRYGLYFTEDDGEVDWDLPCLDPRETISKFEFTTLGLTEMKASDRARHNMITRIETIDEESFIEKQNKEQQEVAEDLAKMEGHTTAMEAPLYQSYRVYIINKVRTKTEIYLGISGEKIEINPIITGKGAGRFWNRQRAVSYQIDNIAWCEITETKGSKTIFTLVYTPHSSTSENILVSSGQFKSHEFEADSITGEEIVRKINHILELHSSTSRKEYLSQKERKIARRKSFYLHR, encoded by the exons ATGGACCTTGAGAAAAAGAAGGCTGCCAAAGTCACTGTAAAGTGGGAGAACAATCCTGCGATATCTCTTACCGAGCAATCGGAGCTATTTCAAAGGAAAGACTTTCGTAAAAAGACTGGCCAGGGTACTAAAAGGCATTCTCTTTTATCTGAACAGCTCGAGAAATGTCCAAACTTGCCGCAAAACCCATTTATGGAGTACGCTAAATTCGATGGTAGC GCGCAAGTCGATATCCCTATCAGAAAGTACAGGATTTTCATGTGTATGTTACCAAAAGAACACAGAATGTACCCTTTACAAGTAATCGTAGTCGCTACAGCGAAAGTATTGGAATTCATTGGATTAATTTGTTACAAATACGCGAACGAACATCCGGATCATCCTTTAAA GGACGACATCACGAGGTACGGCTTATATTTCACCGAAGACGACGGCGAAGTTGATTGGGACTTACCGTGCCTTGATCCGAGGGAAACTATTTCTAAATTTGAGTTTACTACGCTCGGTCTCACGGAAATGAAAGCGAGCGACCGTGCGAGACACAATATGATCACTCGCATTGAAACGATCGACGAAGAAAGTTTTATAGAGAAACAGAACAAAGAACAACAAGAAGTTGCCGAAGATTTGGCGAAAATGGAAGGTCACACCACTGCCATGGAAGCTCCATTATACCAATCATACag GGTATACATAATTAATAAAGTCAGAACAAAGACTGAAATTTACCTAGGTATCTCAGgtgaaaaaatcgaaatcaaTCCAATAATAACTGGTAAAGGTGCTGGACGATTTTGGAACAGGCAACGCGCAGTTAGCTACCAAATAGACAATATTGCCTGGTGTGAAATCACGGAAACAAAGGGATCAAAGACAATTTTTACGTTAGTTTATACTCCACATTCTTCTACTTCCGAAAATATTTTAG TGTCGTCCGGACAATTCAAAAGTCATGAATTCGAGGCAGATTCAATAACTGGCGAGGAGATCGTCAGAAAAATAAATCATATACTTGAATTACACAGTAGTACCTCGAGGAAAGAGTATTTATctcaaaaagagagaaagatcgCTAGGCGCAAGAGTTTTTACTTGCACAGATGA
- the Sin1 gene encoding SAPK-interacting protein 1 isoform X1, with product MALYDNDHWLLSHIRDSFLLTDNTGQCEIVMVGEDIPKQLKSNGTLHCYPGMESSDDEDLDGLGESYDVQMDIEYSHRERSNTAKRLEKMDLEKKKAAKVTVKWENNPAISLTEQSELFQRKDFRKKTGQGTKRHSLLSEQLEKCPNLPQNPFMEYAKFDGSAQVDIPIRKYRIFMCMLPKEHRMYPLQVIVVATAKVLEFIGLICYKYANEHPDHPLKDDITRYGLYFTEDDGEVDWDLPCLDPRETISKFEFTTLGLTEMKASDRARHNMITRIETIDEESFIEKQNKEQQEVAEDLAKMEGHTTAMEAPLYQSYRVYIINKVRTKTEIYLGISGEKIEINPIITGKGAGRFWNRQRAVSYQIDNIAWCEITETKGSKTIFTLVYTPHSSTSENILVSSGQFKSHEFEADSITGEEIVRKINHILELHSSTSRKEYLSQKERKIARRKSFYLHR from the exons ATGGCTTTATACGACAATGACCACTGGCTCCTGTCACACATCCGAGATAGTTTTTTACTGACAGACAACACAG GCCAGTGCGAGATAGTGATGGTCGGAGAGGATATCCCTAAACAATTAAAATCGAATGGCACATTACACTGTTATCCTGGTATGGAGTCAAGCGACGACGAAGATTTGGATGGCCTCGGCGAGTCTTATGATGTACAGATGG ATATAGAATACAGTCACAGAGAACGGTCTAATACTGCTAAAAGACTGGAGAAAATGGACCTTGAGAAAAAGAAGGCTGCCAAAGTCACTGTAAAGTGGGAGAACAATCCTGCGATATCTCTTACCGAGCAATCGGAGCTATTTCAAAGGAAAGACTTTCGTAAAAAGACTGGCCAGGGTACTAAAAGGCATTCTCTTTTATCTGAACAGCTCGAGAAATGTCCAAACTTGCCGCAAAACCCATTTATGGAGTACGCTAAATTCGATGGTAGC GCGCAAGTCGATATCCCTATCAGAAAGTACAGGATTTTCATGTGTATGTTACCAAAAGAACACAGAATGTACCCTTTACAAGTAATCGTAGTCGCTACAGCGAAAGTATTGGAATTCATTGGATTAATTTGTTACAAATACGCGAACGAACATCCGGATCATCCTTTAAA GGACGACATCACGAGGTACGGCTTATATTTCACCGAAGACGACGGCGAAGTTGATTGGGACTTACCGTGCCTTGATCCGAGGGAAACTATTTCTAAATTTGAGTTTACTACGCTCGGTCTCACGGAAATGAAAGCGAGCGACCGTGCGAGACACAATATGATCACTCGCATTGAAACGATCGACGAAGAAAGTTTTATAGAGAAACAGAACAAAGAACAACAAGAAGTTGCCGAAGATTTGGCGAAAATGGAAGGTCACACCACTGCCATGGAAGCTCCATTATACCAATCATACag GGTATACATAATTAATAAAGTCAGAACAAAGACTGAAATTTACCTAGGTATCTCAGgtgaaaaaatcgaaatcaaTCCAATAATAACTGGTAAAGGTGCTGGACGATTTTGGAACAGGCAACGCGCAGTTAGCTACCAAATAGACAATATTGCCTGGTGTGAAATCACGGAAACAAAGGGATCAAAGACAATTTTTACGTTAGTTTATACTCCACATTCTTCTACTTCCGAAAATATTTTAG TGTCGTCCGGACAATTCAAAAGTCATGAATTCGAGGCAGATTCAATAACTGGCGAGGAGATCGTCAGAAAAATAAATCATATACTTGAATTACACAGTAGTACCTCGAGGAAAGAGTATTTATctcaaaaagagagaaagatcgCTAGGCGCAAGAGTTTTTACTTGCACAGATGA
- the LOC143207221 gene encoding uncharacterized protein LOC143207221, which translates to MNNCSSSDASHSKMPLNHDTAVQKRRSSVFYNRVIAFDQYEEDEKSLDNNDVKACVSETPQVEAFDLEQYICSLKNERTEWLKTLKQRRAERKSLTKQKLRLENEGQPVDLTALTDSEKAFVVARPNYQNIWKKNKKLRETTSKVLILNQMVYKLNQRFIFKMEKRLSKCTGKIIEMSES; encoded by the exons ATGAATAACTGTAGTTCATCGGATGCGTCGCATTCGAAAATGCCATTGAATCATGATACAGCAGTTCAGAAACGTCGATCTTCTGTCTTCTACAATCGTGTAATTGCTTTTGACCAGTATGAAG AAGATGAAAAGTCTCTGGATAATAATGACGTAAAGGCGTGTGTATCTGAAACACCACAAGTGGAAGCGTTTGACTTGGAACAATATATATGTAGCCTTAAAAATGAGAGGACGGAGTGGCTAAAAACGCTGAAACAAAGGAGAGCTGAACGCAAGAGCTTGACAAAACAAAAGTTGCGTTTAGAAAATGAAGGGCAACCTGTTGATCTGACTGCTCTAACAGATTCTGAGAAAGCTTTCGTTGTGGCCCGCCCAAACTATCAGAATATctggaaaaagaataaaaagttAAGAGAAACAACGTCGAAAGTATTGATACTGAATCAGATGGTGTACAAATTAAATCAGAGATTTATTTTCAAAATGGAGAAAAGACTTAGTAAATGTACAGGAAAGATTATCGAGATGTCTGAATCGTGA